Proteins encoded by one window of Azospirillum brasilense:
- the ribB gene encoding 3,4-dihydroxy-2-butanone-4-phosphate synthase, whose amino-acid sequence MNQTFASNPLSTTSAAGLLDRFGTAEERVIRAVEAIRKGGGVVVVDDEDRENEGDVIYAAETITAEQMALLIREGSGIVCLILTDADARRLDLPPMVGSNTARFGTAFTVSIEAREGVSTGVSAADRVTTIRTAIADGCRPEDLARPGHVFPIRAHAGGLAARRGHTEATIELTTLAGRRPAGVLCEVMNPDGTMARLPELVAFAERQGMPVVTIEDLVGAMRLRAAA is encoded by the coding sequence GTGAATCAGACCTTTGCCAGCAACCCGCTTTCCACCACCTCCGCCGCCGGCCTTCTCGACCGCTTCGGCACCGCCGAGGAGCGGGTGATCCGCGCCGTGGAGGCCATCCGCAAGGGTGGCGGGGTCGTCGTCGTGGATGACGAGGACCGCGAGAACGAGGGCGACGTGATCTACGCCGCCGAGACCATCACCGCCGAACAGATGGCCCTGCTGATCCGCGAAGGGTCGGGGATCGTCTGCCTGATCCTGACCGACGCCGACGCGCGCCGCCTCGACCTGCCGCCCATGGTCGGCAGCAACACGGCGCGCTTCGGCACCGCCTTCACCGTCTCCATCGAGGCGCGGGAGGGCGTGTCCACCGGCGTGTCGGCGGCGGACCGGGTGACCACCATCCGCACCGCCATCGCCGACGGCTGCCGGCCGGAGGACCTCGCCCGGCCCGGCCACGTCTTCCCGATCCGCGCCCACGCCGGCGGGCTGGCGGCGCGGCGCGGCCACACCGAGGCGACCATCGAGCTGACCACCCTGGCCGGGCGCCGTCCGGCGGGGGTGCTGTGCGAGGTGATGAACCCCGACGGCACCATGGCCCGCCTGCCCGAGCTGGTGGCCTTCGCCGAACGCCAGGGCATGCCGGTGGTGACCATCGAGGATCTGGTCGGGGCGATGCGTCTGCGCGCCGCCGCCTGA
- a CDS encoding substrate-binding periplasmic protein — protein sequence MRTTVRVCLAAAARLLAAALVLASAPARAENWTVASEDYFPPYNFTERGKRTGMDTEIVDAMLKDIGVYPVHRPMAWPEVVRAHDENEVDVAFQFFTSPRRLERGHLIGPYRVGATVLMVRSNSEITYTRIDDLQGLRIGVVDGFEYTPEFDKSPLFERVSSSSNVVSFRRLLLGRVDAIAGDRQVLRFLADSEGRTGSVKILPTPLAMVPRYISVPKPRTDKAERLQAAYEKLKRDGTIDAIVRRWER from the coding sequence ATGAGGACGACGGTGCGCGTGTGTTTGGCGGCGGCGGCCCGATTGCTCGCCGCGGCTCTGGTTCTGGCTTCGGCCCCAGCGCGCGCGGAGAACTGGACGGTCGCGTCCGAGGATTATTTCCCGCCGTACAATTTCACCGAGCGCGGCAAGCGCACGGGAATGGACACGGAAATCGTCGATGCCATGCTTAAGGACATCGGCGTCTATCCGGTTCACCGCCCCATGGCCTGGCCGGAGGTGGTGCGGGCGCACGACGAGAACGAGGTGGATGTCGCCTTTCAGTTCTTCACGTCGCCGCGCCGTCTGGAGCGCGGCCATCTGATCGGTCCCTACCGTGTGGGCGCGACCGTGCTCATGGTCCGCAGCAATTCGGAGATCACCTACACCCGCATCGACGATTTGCAGGGCCTGCGGATCGGCGTCGTCGACGGCTTCGAATACACCCCCGAATTCGACAAGTCGCCTCTGTTCGAGCGGGTCTCCAGCAGCAGCAACGTCGTGTCGTTCCGCCGCCTGCTGCTCGGCCGTGTCGATGCCATCGCCGGCGACCGGCAGGTGCTCCGATTCTTGGCCGACAGCGAGGGCCGGACGGGTTCGGTCAAGATCCTGCCCACGCCGCTGGCCATGGTGCCGCGCTACATATCCGTCCCCAAGCCGCGGACGGACAAGGCTGAGCGCTTGCAGGCGGCCTACGAGAAGCTCAAGCGGGACGGGACCATCGACGCCATCGTCCGCCGGTGGGAGCGGTAG
- a CDS encoding serine hydrolase, whose amino-acid sequence MTPFVGPGVGRRRYARCRSISAIAWVPLMGFAATFAPSRILKAASYQSGGAGMAGTAADVLRFLEAIRMGGSPILKPETVGLMVRDQVGAAAGTLQWGGAYGHSWFIDRGNGLSVVALTNTAFEGMAGVFPTDVRNAVYGWKRR is encoded by the coding sequence CTGACCCCCTTCGTCGGCCCTGGGGTCGGCCGGAGGCGCTACGCGCGATGCCGCTCGATCTCGGCAATCGCATGGGTTCCGCTGATGGGATTTGCCGCGACCTTCGCGCCGTCGCGCATTCTCAAGGCCGCCTCCTATCAATCGGGCGGTGCGGGCATGGCCGGGACGGCTGCGGACGTTCTGCGGTTTCTCGAAGCGATCCGCATGGGCGGCTCGCCGATCCTGAAACCCGAGACGGTCGGCCTGATGGTCCGGGATCAGGTCGGCGCGGCCGCCGGCACCCTGCAATGGGGCGGCGCCTACGGCCATTCCTGGTTCATCGACCGCGGGAACGGCCTTTCGGTGGTCGCGCTGACGAACACCGCGTTCGAGGGCATGGCGGGGGTGTTTCCGACCGATGTCCGGAACGCCGTTTATGGATGGAAGCGGCGTTGA
- a CDS encoding tetratricopeptide repeat protein, with amino-acid sequence MADHHDSAPATGRRGGHGSPWAAVLHDPARAEGAFLLGLAAARLGRAEAAIRWFRRAVRLQPGWPDGWAALADACRSAGRWKEAAAAFAVLLSLSPTHGAALINLALLERAAGHPRAAVRRLVRALALDPRQAGAWNNLGSALRDLGATVQAAAAWRTALVLDPRQADALGNLGGVRRDQDRFAEARVLLRRALALAPQHAALHGVLAYALSGEGRLEEAERACRRALALAPALADPLCTLGLATQRRGGADALRWFDRAAVASPGHPLARFNRGLAELENGALADGWSHYACRFAAGRAGRERRFAIPEWRGEPLAGKRLFIWREQGVGDEFLFASCYADAIRQAGQVVIECEPRLLPLFARSFPKAVVRAEQPLRGRALVETVDCDLHIPAGSLPRCLRGRLADFPPRSSWLFPDPARVLERRRQLDGIGGDLRVGIAWRSQLMTMERQWAYLPLDDWGPVLGVPGVTFVNLQYDDCEAEILRAEARFGVPIYELERLDLKNDFEGTAALIASLDLVIAPANSVAELAGALGVPVWRFGARDWTHLGSGVRPWYPSMRVFHPRAGEPLSAALGRIAAELRRAAVLARRAGAEAPGPRLPARPAHRNHPQAPSLRRH; translated from the coding sequence ATGGCGGATCATCACGACAGCGCGCCGGCGACCGGCCGGCGCGGCGGGCACGGCTCGCCCTGGGCGGCGGTCCTTCACGACCCGGCACGGGCGGAGGGCGCCTTCCTGCTTGGGTTGGCGGCGGCGCGGCTGGGGCGGGCGGAGGCGGCGATCCGCTGGTTCCGGCGCGCCGTCCGGCTGCAACCCGGCTGGCCGGACGGCTGGGCGGCGCTGGCCGACGCCTGCCGCAGCGCCGGACGCTGGAAGGAGGCCGCGGCGGCCTTCGCCGTGCTGCTGTCCCTGTCTCCCACTCATGGCGCGGCGCTGATCAACCTCGCGCTGCTGGAGCGGGCCGCCGGGCATCCGCGGGCGGCGGTGCGCCGGCTCGTCCGTGCCCTGGCGCTCGATCCCCGGCAGGCCGGGGCCTGGAACAATCTCGGCAGCGCGCTGCGCGATCTCGGTGCGACCGTCCAGGCCGCGGCGGCGTGGCGGACGGCGCTGGTGCTCGACCCGCGGCAGGCCGACGCGCTCGGCAATCTCGGCGGCGTGCGGCGCGACCAGGACCGTTTTGCCGAGGCGCGGGTTCTGCTGCGCCGGGCTCTGGCGCTGGCGCCGCAGCACGCGGCGCTTCACGGCGTCCTGGCCTACGCGCTGAGCGGCGAAGGCCGGCTGGAGGAGGCGGAGCGGGCCTGCCGCCGCGCGCTGGCGCTGGCGCCGGCGCTGGCCGACCCGCTGTGCACGCTCGGCCTGGCGACGCAGCGGCGCGGCGGCGCCGATGCCCTGCGCTGGTTCGACCGGGCCGCGGTGGCGTCGCCGGGCCACCCGCTCGCCCGCTTCAACCGTGGTCTGGCGGAGCTGGAGAACGGCGCGCTCGCCGACGGCTGGAGCCACTACGCCTGCCGCTTCGCCGCCGGCCGCGCCGGTCGGGAGCGGCGCTTCGCCATCCCCGAATGGCGGGGGGAGCCGCTGGCCGGCAAGCGCCTGTTCATCTGGCGGGAGCAGGGGGTGGGGGACGAGTTCCTGTTCGCCTCCTGCTACGCCGACGCCATCCGGCAGGCCGGCCAGGTGGTGATCGAATGCGAGCCGCGCCTGCTGCCGCTGTTCGCCCGTTCCTTCCCCAAGGCCGTCGTTCGGGCCGAGCAGCCGCTGCGCGGGCGGGCGCTGGTGGAGACGGTGGACTGCGACCTGCACATTCCCGCCGGTTCGCTGCCGCGTTGTCTGCGCGGCCGGCTGGCGGACTTCCCGCCGCGGTCCTCCTGGCTGTTCCCCGACCCGGCGCGGGTGCTGGAGCGGCGGCGGCAGCTGGATGGCATCGGCGGCGACCTGCGCGTGGGCATCGCGTGGCGCAGCCAGCTGATGACCATGGAACGGCAATGGGCCTATCTGCCGCTGGACGATTGGGGGCCGGTGCTGGGCGTTCCGGGGGTGACCTTCGTGAACCTCCAGTACGACGACTGCGAGGCCGAGATCCTGCGGGCGGAGGCGCGCTTCGGCGTGCCCATCTACGAGTTGGAGCGGCTCGATCTGAAAAACGACTTCGAGGGAACGGCGGCGCTCATCGCCAGCCTCGATCTGGTCATCGCGCCGGCCAATTCGGTGGCGGAGCTGGCCGGCGCCCTCGGTGTGCCGGTCTGGCGCTTCGGCGCGCGGGACTGGACCCATCTCGGCAGCGGCGTGCGTCCCTGGTACCCGTCCATGCGGGTCTTCCATCCCCGCGCGGGCGAGCCGCTGTCCGCGGCGCTGGGGCGCATCGCGGCGGAGCTTCGCCGCGCCGCCGTCCTGGCGCGCCGGGCGGGTGCGGAGGCGCCGGGGCCGCGTCTTCCCGCCCGCCCGGCCCATCGCAACCATCCCCAGGCCCCCTCGCTGCGGCGGCATTGA
- a CDS encoding RNA polymerase sigma factor, protein MRAAACLAEDGTRPSGTLSNSVSGRGVAGLAAETDEVLMARIRAGDQAAYRVLVHRHLKRAYALARRMSGSDAEAEDIAQDAFLQVWQRRDRWTDEGAKFTTWLYRVVVNRCIDHKRRPAGEDLDSVPEPPDHAPDAVTHIQRRQVAARLRDAQDRLPPPQRAALALYYNEGLSSAEVATIMQISVTAVESLLKRARQQLRTLLRASAQAARDSFEDG, encoded by the coding sequence ATGCGCGCGGCGGCCTGTTTGGCTGAGGACGGCACGCGTCCGTCCGGCACCCTTTCCAATTCCGTGTCCGGCAGGGGCGTGGCCGGCTTGGCGGCGGAGACCGACGAGGTCCTGATGGCGCGCATCCGCGCCGGGGACCAGGCGGCCTACCGCGTGCTCGTCCACCGCCACCTGAAGCGCGCCTACGCGCTCGCCCGCCGCATGTCCGGCAGCGACGCCGAGGCGGAGGACATCGCCCAGGACGCCTTCCTCCAGGTCTGGCAGCGGCGCGACCGCTGGACCGACGAGGGGGCCAAGTTCACCACCTGGCTCTACCGGGTGGTGGTGAACCGTTGCATCGACCACAAGCGCCGCCCGGCGGGGGAGGATCTGGACTCCGTGCCCGAGCCGCCGGACCACGCCCCTGACGCCGTCACCCACATCCAGCGCCGGCAGGTGGCCGCCCGCCTGCGCGACGCCCAGGACCGGCTGCCGCCGCCGCAGCGCGCCGCCCTCGCCCTTTATTATAACGAGGGCTTGAGCAGCGCGGAGGTTGCGACCATTATGCAAATCAGCGTAACTGCTGTGGAATCGCTGCTGAAACGCGCCCGCCAGCAGCTTCGCACGCTGTTGCGCGCCAGCGCGCAGGCCGCCAGGGATTCGTTCGAAGACGGATGA
- the fliS gene encoding flagellar export chaperone FliS — translation MRNPTLTKALSAYASANSAALPPLVAVVRLYETAAAHLHQARDAARDGRYDAHFQAMDRAITILLGLDSILKLDKGGDVAATLRRFYRSLVRQAGLAAARRDPVAATEAIIRQLSFMTKAWQTIAAERGVVPSSTGASAKGSHASVIGRSMDHARGGLFG, via the coding sequence ATGCGCAACCCGACCCTGACCAAGGCCCTGTCCGCCTACGCCTCCGCCAACAGCGCGGCGCTGCCGCCCCTGGTCGCCGTCGTCCGCCTCTACGAGACGGCGGCGGCGCATCTGCACCAGGCGCGCGACGCCGCGCGGGACGGCCGGTACGACGCCCATTTCCAGGCCATGGACCGCGCCATCACCATCCTCTTGGGGCTTGATTCCATTCTGAAATTGGATAAAGGTGGGGATGTCGCGGCGACGCTGCGGCGCTTCTACCGGTCCCTGGTCCGGCAGGCCGGTTTGGCCGCTGCGCGCCGGGACCCCGTGGCCGCGACCGAGGCCATCATCCGCCAGCTGTCCTTCATGACGAAGGCATGGCAGACCATCGCCGCAGAACGCGGCGTGGTCCCCAGTTCAACCGGTGCTTCGGCCAAAGGGTCGCACGCATCCGTGATCGGGAGATCCATGGATCATGCGCGCGGCGGCCTGTTTGGCTGA
- the fliD gene encoding flagellar filament capping protein FliD, with the protein MTTVSSTSSSTAASTGSSSLIASGSGTGIDYSALVEASVQKRLSRADRIDTTITTNEARIAAYEDMQDLLQAVNTSLDGLRNRNVSTGGGSNLFEGRTAYLSGGGSTSPDNLLSVTAADGAETGTYSIVVEQLATRHKIGAATTSSQTAALGQSGTLSLGIAGGTAVSIDVDAGDSLTDIRDAINAHKSTSGVTASIVKVTDSQYQLILTATDTGKAITLDDGGSGVLTGLGLTDADGAYANELVAAQNAVITVDGVRVERSGNSIADAIDGLTIDLYAALPGETIGVEISTDLSSIKSAITGFVDAYNAFRDFAKTHQSVGSGGTAGSDATLFADSLLRQVTKTVYDALNAKVTTADGGTLSLASLGITFASDNTLKVDETALNAALTGDIDAVRKLLGLEMTSSSADLKLLRYDRSLGRTDFTLDITVAEDGTLSGASVDGDGSLFRVSGNRIIGNDGTAFAGLVLVYTGQTGSVDVSFSQGLADRLYTTLNGIAAEDDGDVARIVSQLEADNTDLTRRSDDIKTKAEDYRTRLTAYYARLEAKAEAANLLLQQLKYKESSDD; encoded by the coding sequence ATGACGACGGTGTCCTCAACCTCATCCTCGACCGCCGCCTCCACCGGCAGCTCGTCGCTGATCGCCAGCGGGTCGGGCACGGGCATCGACTATTCGGCGCTGGTCGAGGCGTCGGTGCAAAAGCGGCTGTCCCGCGCCGACCGCATCGACACGACCATCACCACCAACGAGGCGAGGATCGCCGCCTACGAGGACATGCAGGATCTGCTGCAGGCGGTGAACACGTCGCTGGACGGGCTGCGCAACCGCAACGTCTCGACGGGCGGCGGCAGCAACCTGTTCGAGGGACGGACCGCCTATCTGTCGGGCGGCGGCTCCACCTCGCCGGACAATCTGCTGTCGGTGACGGCGGCGGACGGTGCGGAGACCGGCACCTACTCCATCGTGGTGGAACAGCTCGCCACCCGCCACAAGATCGGCGCTGCCACGACGTCCAGCCAGACCGCCGCGCTCGGCCAGTCCGGCACCCTCTCGCTGGGGATTGCGGGCGGCACCGCCGTGTCCATCGACGTGGATGCCGGGGACTCCCTGACCGACATCCGCGACGCCATCAACGCGCACAAATCCACCAGCGGCGTGACCGCCAGCATCGTCAAGGTGACGGACAGCCAGTACCAGCTCATCCTCACCGCCACCGATACCGGCAAGGCGATCACCCTGGACGACGGCGGCAGCGGTGTCCTGACGGGCCTCGGCCTGACCGATGCGGACGGCGCCTACGCCAACGAACTGGTGGCCGCGCAGAACGCCGTCATCACGGTGGATGGGGTGCGGGTGGAGCGCAGCGGCAACAGCATCGCCGACGCCATCGACGGGCTGACCATCGACCTCTACGCCGCCCTGCCCGGCGAGACGATCGGGGTGGAGATCAGCACCGATCTGTCCTCCATCAAGAGCGCCATCACCGGCTTCGTCGACGCCTACAACGCCTTCCGCGACTTCGCCAAGACGCACCAGAGCGTCGGCAGCGGCGGCACCGCCGGCAGCGACGCCACCCTGTTCGCGGACAGCCTGCTGCGGCAGGTCACCAAGACGGTCTACGATGCCCTGAACGCCAAGGTGACGACGGCGGACGGCGGCACCCTGTCGCTGGCCAGCCTGGGCATCACCTTCGCCAGCGACAACACGCTCAAGGTGGACGAGACGGCGCTGAACGCCGCCCTGACCGGCGACATCGACGCGGTGCGCAAGCTGCTGGGCCTGGAGATGACCAGCTCCTCCGCCGACCTGAAGCTGTTGCGCTACGACCGCAGCCTCGGCCGTACGGACTTCACGCTCGACATCACGGTGGCGGAGGACGGCACCCTGTCCGGCGCCTCGGTGGACGGCGACGGGTCGCTGTTCCGGGTCAGCGGCAACCGCATCATCGGCAACGACGGCACCGCCTTCGCCGGGCTGGTGCTGGTCTACACCGGCCAGACGGGATCGGTGGACGTCAGCTTTTCCCAAGGGCTGGCCGACCGGCTCTACACCACGCTGAACGGCATCGCGGCGGAGGACGACGGCGACGTCGCCCGCATCGTCTCGCAGCTTGAGGCCGACAACACCGACCTGACCCGGCGGTCCGACGACATCAAGACCAAGGCCGAGGACTACCGCACCCGCCTGACCGCCTACTACGCCCGCCTGGAGGCCAAGGCGGAGGCCGCGAACCTCCTGCTCCAGCAGCTGAAATACAAGGAAAGCAGCGACGACTGA